The sequence below is a genomic window from Meiothermus sp. Pnk-1.
GGGCTGGCGGTGAGCTCGAGGGAGATCCCCAGGGCCCTAAAATCCCCCTCCCTGCGTTCGGGGCAACAACGCCACGAGGGCTTTTTCCGTGGGCAGGTCGTGGCCGGTTTCGGCCAGGGCGCGCAGGTCGTCGGGGGCCGCGATATCGGGCGTGACCCGGGCCGGGTAAGGGTTTCCCCCCGGCAGAAAGGCCCGGTTGTAGGAGATGTTGAGCCCACCCCCGTTGATGAGGCCGAAGGTGCGGGTGGTGGTGTTACCTACCCCGGCGGTGGGCTCCCCAACTACTACCCCAGCCTTGGCGAACTGGATCGCAGAGGCCAGATACTCCGCCCCGGAGGCGCTTTCGCCGTTCACCAGCACCGCCAAAGGCCCCCTCCAGCGAGCCGGGTTGGGAATGCTCAAGCGAAGCACTTCGGCCCCGCTCTTGTCGCGCGCGGTGATCCGCCCATCTTGGACCACCAGCTCGTTGCGCTCGACGTCGTAGCGGTCGGTAAAAAGCACATAGGGGTTATCCACGAAAGCCGCCATGCTGATGAGGGCCTCTACCGCGCTGCCTCCGCTATTGCCACGCAGATCGAGCAGCATAGCCCTCGCCCCGGCGGCCTGCGCCTGCTGCACCAGCTCGTGAACCCGCTGCCCCACCTGCCCCTCGGCCAGAAAGTCGGGGATGCGCAGCACCGCCACCCCATCCGGGCGCATCTTGAGCGAGGGAAGCCGGGCCAGGTTGATCTCGCGCCCGGTCACGACAACCTCGAGCTTCTGCCGCTGGGGGCCGCGCAGCACCGTGAGGCGCACCGGCTGCCCGCTCTGGACCAGCTGGCTGAGGGCCTGAGCGACCTCGTCGTCGCTGGCGTATTCGCCCAGGGCTTTACCGTTCAGTGCCACGATCCGGTCGCCGTACTGCAGCCCGGCTTGGTCCGCCGGGCTGCCCTCCACCACGTCCACCACCAGCCGGTCGCGCGAGCCAGGAATGGACCGGTGCTCCACCCCGATCCGTAAACCCCCTGAAGGAACCTGGCCACGGCCAGTTTGCCGGAAGCGCCCCAGCGCCTCCGGGGATTGGTAGTAGGTATGGCCGTCGCCCAGCTCACTGACCATGCGCTGGATCACGCCCACCGCGGTGTCGTAGGGGCAGCTCTCCTTTTGGTTGGCGCAGGCGGCATCCAAGCTCTTCTGGTACTTGGCGGTGAGGGCGTGCAGGTCGGCGCTGGCCGGACCGTAGTAGTAGAACTCGAGGTAAAAGCTGGCCTGATCGAAGAGGTCTTGGGCCGGGCTGGCCCACCCCAAGGTGGCGAAAACCGCCATCAAGGCGAGGCCGAATCGGCGAGTTTTGCGCATCAGATCCCTTTGCATCGAATCCCTACTTCAGCAGCTCGAGGGCTTTTTCCAACGCCAGGTCGCGCCCCTGGCTCAGGGCTTCCAGATCCTCCGGCAGCAGCACATCCGGGGTCACCTTGAGGGGGAAAGGGGTTTGGTCTAAAGCCCGCATCCTGAGGCTCGAGACCGAGATGAAATCTCCGCTGATGAGCGGCCCCTCGGCGTCGCCCGAAACCCCCAAAGCCCCGGCGGTAGGTTCCCCAATCACCTTGGCCCGCCCCGCCGCCTGGAGGAAGTAGGCCAGCATCTCCGCGGAGTTCACCGTGTAGCGGTTCACCAGCACCACCAGCGGGAGCTTGGCCTGGTAGGGGTTGGGGACCGCCCGCTCCAGCTCGCGCCCTTGCCCCTCGCGTTGGCTGAACACCTGGCCGTTCTCGAGCGTCACGGTCTCGTCGAGGCCCTGAAAGCGCTGGTCGTAGATGAAGCCGAACTTGGAGATAAAAGCCCCCGCCGCCAGCAGGGCTTCTACGTCGTAGCCGGTGAGCGCATCGCGCAGGTCGAGGATCATCCCCTTGGCCCCCGCGCTTTCGGCCCGCCGGGCGGCCTCGTAGATGCGCTCGGCCACGCTGAACTGGGGAGAGCTATAGAAGTGGTAAACCTTCAGGTAAGCCACCTTGCCCAGCAGCTCGTAGCGGGGCTGCATGGTCTGTTGGGCCACCCGAGCGGCGAGGCTCGCCCTCCGGAGGGTCCCTTGGCGGCTGTAGGTGAGGGTGAAGGGGCTCCCGCTGCCCGTCTCTAGCTCCTCCAGCCTGGCCAAAGTGGCGGGCTGCCCAGCCAGCTCGGTGACGAGGTCGCCCCGGCGCAACCCCGCCTCGAAAGCCGGTTCGCCGGGGAAGGACTCCACCACCACCAACCCCTTGGGGGTCTCACGGACCCATACCCCGATGCGCGGGGCCGCCGGACCCAGGCCCTGCTCGTAGCGGCGGGCGTCCTCGAGCTCGCGGGCGCTGACGAAGCGGGTAAAGGGGTCGCCCAGCTTCTGGAGGATCTCCTCGAGCACCCGGCGGGCCGGCTCGTAGCCGCAACGGTCCTTATCGGGGGCGCAGGCCTGGTCGAGCTGGGGCTGGTAGAGGCGGCGCAGCTCGCGAAACGAAGGCAGCTGGGCCGGGCCGTTATAGTAAAAGCCCAGGAAAAAAGTTCCCTGGTCGAACAGCGCTTGGGCCAAAGACCCTGAGGTAGGAGCCGCTCGGGCGGCAAGGGAAAGAGCTAGCCCAACGGCGAGCAGCAACCTACCCAGCGGGGGGTTGAACGGCGGCATGGCTCAACTATACGCAGAGCAAGATTAATTGCATGGCTGCGGGGCGGTCTCAACGGGCTCGAGCCCTCCCTTTCCCGAGGGGGCGGAAGCGGACGGCCTGCCACTCCGCATCCAAGACCACCACCGTCACCACCCGCAAGCCTTCCTTGAAGACCGCGTCCCAGGCGGTGTCACGGTGCATCTCGTTGTCCGGGCGGCGGGGGTAGGCGATCCAGAATTGCCCGCCGGGTTTGAGGACGCCCAGGGCGACCGGCAGCAGGGCGCGAAGCTCGGCCTCGGAGCGCACGAATGCCTTCACCACGTCGCAGCTGGCCCCGCCGGTGGGGGGCTGCCGGAGGAGTTCCACCCCCTGGGCAGCAGCTTGCCAAGCCTCGAGGTAACCCGCGGGGGCATTCAGCACGAGCGCCCGACTGCCGTGGCGCAAGGGGATTTTGTCAACGGGATAATTCATGGGCATATATTCTGATAATATCAGAATAGCGTCGCCCTGCAAGGGGGTTTCTAACGATGGAGATGCGATTAAACGGAGGTCGAGGCCAAGCCCGGCTACCGCTGGGCGACCGTGGCCCCCACCGGATAGCCCGCCGCCACTAGCTTGTCGTGGAGACCGCTTACCACCTCAAAGCTGCTGAGAAAGGTGCCCGGATAGTAGTAGCCGAGGATTTGACGGAAATCCCAGCCCTGTTGGGCGAAGCCCTTGGCCCCCCACTGGCTCATCCCTACCCCGTGGCCTAGCCCACGCCCGCTCACCTGCCAGCCGTTGATCGAGATGCGGGTGGAGGGCAAGCCCAAGCCCCGCAGAAAGCGGGTGGCCTCGGCCCCGGCGAGCTCGACGGCGCGCAGGCTACCCCGCACGCG
It includes:
- a CDS encoding S41 family peptidase, which translates into the protein MPPFNPPLGRLLLAVGLALSLAARAAPTSGSLAQALFDQGTFFLGFYYNGPAQLPSFRELRRLYQPQLDQACAPDKDRCGYEPARRVLEEILQKLGDPFTRFVSARELEDARRYEQGLGPAAPRIGVWVRETPKGLVVVESFPGEPAFEAGLRRGDLVTELAGQPATLARLEELETGSGSPFTLTYSRQGTLRRASLAARVAQQTMQPRYELLGKVAYLKVYHFYSSPQFSVAERIYEAARRAESAGAKGMILDLRDALTGYDVEALLAAGAFISKFGFIYDQRFQGLDETVTLENGQVFSQREGQGRELERAVPNPYQAKLPLVVLVNRYTVNSAEMLAYFLQAAGRAKVIGEPTAGALGVSGDAEGPLISGDFISVSSLRMRALDQTPFPLKVTPDVLLPEDLEALSQGRDLALEKALELLK
- a CDS encoding S41 family peptidase, whose protein sequence is MQRDLMRKTRRFGLALMAVFATLGWASPAQDLFDQASFYLEFYYYGPASADLHALTAKYQKSLDAACANQKESCPYDTAVGVIQRMVSELGDGHTYYQSPEALGRFRQTGRGQVPSGGLRIGVEHRSIPGSRDRLVVDVVEGSPADQAGLQYGDRIVALNGKALGEYASDDEVAQALSQLVQSGQPVRLTVLRGPQRQKLEVVVTGREINLARLPSLKMRPDGVAVLRIPDFLAEGQVGQRVHELVQQAQAAGARAMLLDLRGNSGGSAVEALISMAAFVDNPYVLFTDRYDVERNELVVQDGRITARDKSGAEVLRLSIPNPARWRGPLAVLVNGESASGAEYLASAIQFAKAGVVVGEPTAGVGNTTTRTFGLINGGGLNISYNRAFLPGGNPYPARVTPDIAAPDDLRALAETGHDLPTEKALVALLPRTQGGGF